A genomic window from Sporosarcina sp. Marseille-Q4063 includes:
- the metE gene encoding 5-methyltetrahydropteroyltriglutamate--homocysteine S-methyltransferase: MTKTISSNIGYPRIGEKREWKRALEKFWNGDSSEEELLAETTKLRLNDLKKQQDLGVDLIPVGDFSLYDHVLDTSFMFGVIPERYGYEGGKVDLSTYFAIARGEKEAVASEMTKWFNTNYHYIVPELNHAKPTVKENRPLAFYQEAKEKLGIDGKPVVLGPVTYLKLSKGFDEKDFPQLLKTFTALYIEVLKELEEAGARWVQIDEPIFVTELSAADIELARQAYDEIHQAVPKLKIILQTYFEAVTDYEKVVEFPVAAIGLDFVHGDSLSLIQKHGFPKGKVLAAGIVDGRNVWRADLSEKFSLLEEIQKYVDSDHIIVQPSSSLLHVPVTKASEEQIDPIILGGISFADEKLQEIVALAKGLRVGKAQIQKALDIASAELELLNNSPYRTNKQVKESLATLTDADVQRTSTFDIRLEKQRQRLNLPLLPTTTIGSLPQTSEVRQTRTKWRKKEITNETYEQFIKDSIQKWIKIQEEIDIDVLVHGEFERTDMVEYFGEKLNGFGVTQFGWVQSYGSRCVKPPLIFGDVSFDKPMTLKESVYAQSLTERPVKGMLTGPVTILNWSFVHDDVPRFTVLNQIALALREEIEVLEENGIKIIQVDEPALREGLPLAADKKQTYLDAAVYAFKLATASVEDDTQIHTHMCYSDFNKIFDAIDGLDADVISIETSRSHGELVSTFEENTYKKEIGLGVYDIHSPRIPSEAEIEQNITRALATISPKQFWINPDCGLKTRKEDETIGALKVMVKAAKKVRETVLATVK, from the coding sequence ATGACAAAAACAATTAGTTCAAATATTGGGTACCCAAGAATCGGAGAAAAACGAGAGTGGAAGCGCGCGCTTGAGAAGTTTTGGAATGGCGATAGTTCAGAGGAAGAATTATTGGCGGAAACGACGAAACTTCGATTAAACGACTTGAAGAAACAACAGGACCTAGGCGTTGATTTGATACCGGTAGGTGATTTTTCCCTTTATGATCACGTTCTTGATACGTCATTTATGTTCGGCGTGATTCCTGAGCGTTACGGATATGAAGGCGGAAAGGTAGATTTATCAACTTATTTCGCGATTGCGCGTGGTGAAAAAGAGGCCGTTGCATCTGAGATGACTAAATGGTTTAACACGAACTATCATTATATCGTTCCAGAATTAAATCACGCGAAACCGACCGTGAAAGAAAATCGTCCACTTGCCTTTTATCAAGAAGCGAAAGAAAAACTCGGCATCGATGGCAAACCAGTCGTTTTAGGACCGGTCACTTATTTGAAGCTATCAAAAGGGTTCGATGAAAAAGATTTCCCTCAATTGCTGAAAACATTTACAGCGCTTTATATCGAAGTGTTGAAAGAGTTAGAAGAAGCAGGTGCGAGATGGGTTCAGATCGATGAACCGATTTTTGTGACTGAATTGTCGGCGGCAGATATCGAGTTAGCGCGACAAGCTTATGATGAAATCCATCAAGCAGTACCTAAGTTGAAAATCATCTTGCAAACGTATTTTGAAGCAGTGACGGATTATGAAAAAGTTGTTGAATTCCCAGTGGCAGCAATCGGACTTGATTTTGTACATGGCGATTCATTATCCCTAATCCAAAAACACGGCTTCCCGAAAGGCAAAGTGTTGGCGGCGGGCATTGTGGACGGTCGAAACGTTTGGCGAGCGGACTTATCCGAGAAATTTTCCCTGTTGGAAGAAATCCAAAAGTATGTCGATAGCGACCATATTATCGTTCAACCATCTTCCTCATTGCTCCATGTGCCGGTGACGAAAGCATCGGAAGAACAAATAGATCCAATCATTCTAGGCGGTATATCATTCGCGGATGAAAAGCTTCAAGAAATTGTGGCGTTGGCAAAAGGATTACGAGTCGGGAAAGCACAAATTCAAAAGGCACTGGATATAGCAAGCGCAGAACTTGAACTACTTAATAATTCACCTTATCGCACGAATAAACAAGTTAAAGAAAGTTTAGCGACGTTAACAGATGCGGACGTTCAGCGCACATCTACATTTGACATCCGTTTGGAAAAACAACGCCAACGCCTCAATTTACCATTACTGCCTACGACGACAATCGGAAGTTTGCCGCAAACGAGCGAAGTGAGACAGACGAGAACGAAATGGCGTAAAAAGGAAATTACAAACGAAACTTATGAGCAGTTTATCAAAGATAGCATTCAAAAATGGATTAAGATTCAAGAAGAAATCGATATTGACGTACTCGTTCACGGGGAGTTTGAGCGAACGGATATGGTTGAATATTTCGGTGAAAAGTTAAATGGGTTCGGCGTCACGCAGTTTGGTTGGGTACAGTCATACGGTTCTCGTTGCGTAAAGCCGCCGCTGATTTTCGGTGATGTTTCATTCGACAAACCGATGACATTAAAAGAAAGCGTGTATGCGCAGTCGTTAACTGAACGTCCAGTGAAAGGAATGCTGACAGGCCCGGTGACGATTTTGAATTGGTCATTCGTTCATGATGATGTCCCGCGTTTCACTGTGCTGAACCAGATTGCGCTTGCGCTTCGTGAAGAAATCGAAGTGTTGGAAGAGAACGGTATTAAAATCATTCAAGTCGATGAGCCGGCACTGCGCGAGGGTCTTCCTTTGGCCGCGGATAAGAAACAAACTTATTTAGATGCTGCTGTGTATGCATTTAAACTAGCCACTGCCTCTGTCGAAGATGACACGCAAATTCATACGCATATGTGCTATTCGGATTTCAATAAAATCTTCGACGCCATCGACGGACTCGATGCGGACGTTATTTCTATTGAAACGTCAAGAAGTCACGGTGAACTGGTGTCGACTTTCGAAGAAAATACGTACAAAAAAGAAATCGGTCTAGGCGTCTACGATATCCATAGCCCACGTATACCAAGCGAAGCGGAAATCGAACAAAATATTACGCGTGCATTAGCGACTATTTCACCAAAACAATTTTGGATCAACCCGGACTGCGGATTGAAAACGAGAAAAGAAGATGAAACGATCGGGGCATTGAAAGTAATGGTGAAGGCTGCGAAAAAAGTGAGAGAAACCGTGTTGGCAACAGTGAAATAA